In Trichomycterus rosablanca isolate fTriRos1 chromosome 5, fTriRos1.hap1, whole genome shotgun sequence, the sequence TTAATCACCACTatgatggatttatttatttaattactggtAACACAAGATTTAACAGTTCAAatgtttaacgtcaaacacggtcatgaacaattttgtatctccaattcacctcacttgcatgtgtttggactgtgggaggaaactcatgcagacacggggagaacatgcaaactccacacagaaagaacctcgaccgctccacctgggaatcaaatccaggaccttcttgctgtgaggtgacagtgctacccaccgagccattgcGCTGCACcagtttttatcattttatttcatttcctggtcaggattgcagtgAGTCCAGCTtccccggaatcactgggcataatgcagcaacacaccccGAACAGATTGACAATACATTATGCTTGGCCAACTCCTCTACCCCAAAAAATAGCCAATAATTGTATGCATACAGATGTGCAGCTGGctaatagcacagctggggattgTTGTGGGCTAGTGGATTTTCCAGATGTGAACTGAAATTCATGTAGTAATGTTGATTAAACAGGCAAATGTAATTCCAGGTGAGAACTTGGGAGTGTGCAGCattctattacactagcccaccagcactgagacctgggtttgaatctcagaggtgATATTGGCCAGCCGGGTATCTTCACAGACATGACCGGCTGTCTGGCAGGGGGTGACCCAGCCAGGCtgaagtggttgatgaaaatgaaatgaaactttCATAAACCTTTCTCACAGGGTCAGAAGTCTTCTAACATCAACATTAACCTTTATCAaatcaataatattttaatacacacaTTAGTCCATCCATATGCACTCATACAAACAATATTCTAataaatttatataatttttattataggcTGATAAAGGGCTTTTTCCACACATCTATTCAGCAGTAAACGTTTGAATAAAGCTCTCACTCGGTCTCTGGTGCGGTCCAGTTGTTCTCTCTGTTGGCCGAGATTGTCTATGATGTCAGTTCCAATATGTTCGCTCTCGATGGCGATGCGGTGGCTGCGTTCGATGCTCTGGCTGGCACTATTCAGAGATTCCGTGCCCTGGATAAGTAATGCCCTCTGTGCCTGTAACTGAGactgaacatacacacacataccatgAAGACCAACTTGTAAGAAAGACAGCAACATTAAAAAACCTGTGGAAGAGTCTTTTTGTACCTGCTGGGTCGATAAGCATGAATGTACACAGACTCACTTAAAGGCACGGCATTTCCCTTTTTTCCTCCAATTTAGGcatttccaattccctgttATAATTCTTTTGCTGCTAGCACTGTCCCACACAAAACGAAAAGGCCTACAGGCTAGCAcccgccccctcagacacgtgaaGAAACCCTATCCGATCTTTCTTTTCTCATAGACTTGTGCAAATTGTGTCTGCTGAGTGTCTGCCCAGGCTGGATGCTGCACCACCGAGCTGCACTACCTTTTAGCCAATCCAGTCATTTCCATGTGCCCAGTcacacttcttttcacccgccaGTGTTTGGTTCTCGCACAGAGCTGAATcttgtatggagagccacgctaagcttcATATGACTAccccacactcacacatgccCGGAAGTCACAAGTCCAACCTACTGTACTCTCCTTTAAACACatcagttgtgtttgtgtgaatgccCGGCCAGGCGTTCTTCTGAGTTCCAACACTCCGCAGCGATGTACTAGCATGTGCTAGACCGCTGCCTCACAAAATTCAGTCATGTCAGTGAAATTTGAAATACATTTTATGAACTTTCCTTTCCTTTTGGAACCTGTTTGCAAAAATTAGGATGTTGTGATACAGTGACACCGCTGCGCTTTTTAATATGGCTATCACGGCTGGGAAGCACTAACACTGATCTAGAAGGTAGATGGAGAGAATCATTTTAGACTGCGCCTTTATGTGATGTAATGTGTGAAACCCACCCCTCTCATAGTTATGTGGGGAAGGAAAGCCATCAAAAGTGAATCTAGACTTCTCAAACAACCCTGGTGTCagactcaaaacaaaaggaataaacaaacaactacAAAGGTCGTTGCTTATGATCATATGTAGCGGAGAAACAACAGTTTTAAGCAATTAGAGATTTAGTATCTGCAGTACTGTTACCAAGCATTAGGGAAGCTTCTAAGCTTCTATGTTATACATATATGCACTCACACTTTGCTCGTTTTGAGCGGCATAAACGTGCCCACCATCTCCCGGCCGAGCAGAAAAGCCACCAGTGTCTAGGCTTTGTAGTTGGCGCTGCAGCTTTCCCAGGTCCCTGTGGTAAAGTCGAACTTTGGAGGACATGGAACTCCTGAAGGAGGAAGGAGCACTGAGCAGTTCCTGCTCCATGCCTTGCAACTGGGACAGACACAGAGAACACACTAGGATGAAAAGACATTCAAAAGAAGACCCAACACAATCTGACCAAGGTCTCTGGGTTCTATTGTGCACATTCTACCAGTGAATCACAAACTCTAAGATCAGGCTCAAAAGCCCTCAGCAGGTGGGTGATGATGCTCTGCTGCACCCTAGTGGTTTAAGAATAAAGTTAGGGTGAGTGAGGTTAGGTTGTGAACATTCGTACCATCAcagaatgattttgtgctttacatACAATCAGAACCCAAAACTCatagttttaaatttaataacacTGCTGCAATTCGTATGTGCTGTTTTTAAGTAGGCAAGAGGTTGTGGAAACAAGTATAAGAGAAGAAATTCCATGTCTGATGTCAGTCACCTGAATCAAAGATTTAATTTGCAAACTGTGGTCTATATACGGGTTACTTtcttatcagtgttattatatgCCTAAGGAATCCAGGTCAAAACAAATGTGACATGTTTTGTGCACGTAAACATTACTTACTACTTCCTGTGCCTCCCCATGACGTTCATCAAACACTCGTACCAGCTTCTTCTTCTCCTCTGAGCAGAAAGAAATGTGAAGTTTTCTTACTGTTACTGAAATATTGATCTTCGCACATGTGTCACAATAACTAACATGAAAAATGAAGTgggagtcaaaagtttacatacacatgtaaggGACATGCATACCATGATAGTTGTACGATTTCAAGACTGTCATACAATTTTAATACCAgctttaacaataattaatcaaTACTAATTATTACTTATCAGATTGGTTTCCTCCCATCCTTTTAAAACATGCAGCGACTTAATGCACACCAAAGAGGGTGAAAGAATAGATGGGTCAGTGGCACATAAGAGAGTAGGTTGGTGGATGGATGTGAGAGTGTGGTGggagagtgaatgagtgagagaatgaatgggtggatatttatttattgggattttaatgccatgttttacacactttgtttacattcatgacagaacagataattactggttacacaagattcatcagttcacaagtttaatgtcaaacacagtcatggacaattttgcatctccaattcacttcacttgcacgtctttggactatgagaggaaaccgaagctcccaaaggaaacccacgcaaacacggggagaacatgcgaactccacacagaaaggatctggacctctccacctgggatttaaacccaggaccttcttgctgttaggcaacaacgctacccactgagccaccgtggaATGGGTGGATAAATGATTAagcaagtgactggaccagtaGGTGAGAGGATGTGAAAATTGAGTAACTAAATGGGTGAGTGGATAATCAAGTAAGCAAATGGgggagtgggtggatggatggatggctgtaAAAGTGGGTAACTAAATGGGTAACTAAATGGGTGAGTGGATAATTTAGTAAGCAAATGGGGGAGTgggtggctggatggatggctggaggAGTGGGTAACTAAATGGGTGAGTGGATAATTAAGTAAGCAAATGGgggagtgggtggatggatggatggctgtaAAAGTGGGTAACTAAATGGGTGAGTGGATAATTAAGTAAGCAAATGGGGGAGTGGgggagtgggtggatggatggctggc encodes:
- the vti1b gene encoding vesicle transport through interaction with t-SNAREs homolog 1B; protein product: MSSEEFEKLHEMYRSLYEELKLITDRATLAQGEEKKKLVRVFDERHGEAQEVLQGMEQELLSAPSSFRSSMSSKVRLYHRDLGKLQRQLQSLDTGGFSARPGDGGHVYAAQNEQSSQLQAQRALLIQGTESLNSASQSIERSHRIAIESEHIGTDIIDNLGQQREQLDRTRDRLVNTGENLSRSRKILRSMSRRVMTNKMLLAVIIIMELVILGAVVYLKFFWH